Genomic segment of Cryomorphaceae bacterium:
CTTTCTCAGAAGGCGCTGGTATCGAAAATCTCAACTCATAAGCCAAAGTTGGGAGGCTTTATTGTGCCTGACAGCCCCGTCGGGGTCATCGTTAAAGAACACAATAAAACCAGGCGGCACTTACCCATCCGAAGGTTTCTTCAGGAAATTCGACCAGTTGCACATTTACTCAAGCCATGTTACCTGATGAGCCCCATGTCGGTTAGTCAGTATTTGCCTGTGGCTCCCGATTTCGACGTGGTGATTTTTGATGAAGCCTCGCAAATTCCCCCATGGGATGCAATAGGCTCAATCTCCCGGGGAAAGCAGGCGATTGTAGTAGGCGATAACAAGCAATTGCCCCCCACAGCCTTTTTTAGCAACCAGGGCGATGGTGAAAGTGATGAAATGGTTGATTGCGAAAGTGTATTGCAAATGTTTGGGTCATTGTTTCCTGAAATGCTGCTGAAATGGCACTACAGGAGTCGGTCAGAAAGCCTGATTAGCTTTTCAAATTACCATATTTATGACAACAGACTACATACCTTTCCATCAGCTGAAACCAACGACAACAAGGTTTCTCTTGAAATAGTAACAGGCAATGACGCATACTATGATCGAAGTAAATCGCGGACGAATCGGGGCGAAGCCAGAGCCGTTGTCAATGAAATTTTCTCACGCCTACGTTCGGGGCATTCAAGCTCCATAGGTGTCGTAACATTTAGTTCGGCTCAGTCCACGCTCATCTCTGATCTTATAGATGCCCAGTTGCTGGTCGAGTCGAAGTTTGAGTCAGCATTTGATGTAAGCAATCCCGAATACGTTTTCGTTAAGAATTTGGAAAATGTACAAGGCGATGAAAGGGATTTGATTTTATTCTCAATTGGCTATGGAAAAGATCAACTCGGCCGTATCAACAGAAATTTTGGTCCACTCAATAACAGTGGGGGAGAGAGGCGGCTCAATGTGGCCGTATCACGTGCGAGATGCGAAGTGAAGATCTTTTCAAATTTTCATCCGCGGGAATTTGATGTTAGTGGGAGCACTTCAGAAGGCTTACGCTTGCTGAAAGAGTATTTGCTCTATGCAGAAGGAGGGCGGGCAAGCCTTATTCGTCAGGCAAGTGGCAGTAACATAGATGAATTTGATTCCGTGTTTGAACAGCAAGTGGCAAATCGCTTGCGCGAAAAAGGATGGCAGGTGCGCACTCAAATTGGTGTTGGCGGATACCGTGTTGATCTTGGAATAGTTCACCCGTCCCATGAAGGTACGTACCTGGCCGGTATTGAATGTGATGGTGCGCGCTACCACTCTGCAAAATCGGCGAGAGACAGGGATATATTGAGGCAGCTCGTGCTTGAAGGGCTGGGTTGGAACATCCTTAGAATTTGGTCCACAGATTGGTGGTATGATGCAACGAAATGCATTGATGATATTGACGAGAAATTGAAACAATTGCTGAATGAACCTGCTAAAACCAGTGCTGCACAAAAGAATGGAGTGCCAGATTCTTCTCCAAATGTCTCACATACTCAAACTGAAGATTCGAATAAAAATGAGGACGCTGGTATTTTGGAAAAAGAGAAGCCAGTATTTGATACTTCAAAAATAAGTTTGTCATGTCATGGTGATTTTTTCTTTAGCCGCAATCTGGTTGAGCAGCAACTCAGGGAGGTGGTTGAGCATTTAGCACCTGTAAGCCGGGATGAATGTTTCACGATTGTCTCCAGAGCTTGGGGATTTTCCCGAAAAGGTAACAGAATCGAACAATTTCTGGACGAGTGCTCCAAGGGGATCCATCGAACGCAGGGTGGTGATCAGGAATTCTTTTGGAAATCGGCTGAGCAGGTTCAAACACTGGATAGTTTCCGGATACCTGCCATTGGCACAAAAAGAGATCCTTCGAGCGTTGCCCCTGAAGAACTACGTTTTGCCTTTCTGCCCATACTCAAAGCCAACATTCAGATTCAAAAGGCAGATCTTTTCAGAGAAGTAGCCAAATCCTTGGGAAGCCAGGCCTTAACCGGAAAAACCATTGCCGCTATGGAGCCTGGATTGAAGTTTCTTAAAGACAATGGTTGGGTCAAGGTACAAGATGATATTGTGACTTATCATGTTGAATCAAACTGAAGTACGGGTTATTTATTCGAAAACTGCCTCTCCAATCCTGATGCACATATGCCCTGTGTTCTGTGTTCAATCTGCCCCTCCCGGTCTTCAACTGTGATTTAAATGATGCATGACCGCTTTGATTTTTTGGGGTGTGGGAGTAATCACATTTAAAGTATAATCACAGGAATTACCATCAAGGCGAGCACTTTGTGGCTTGCGCAAAGCCTATATGCCTTCAAGCGGCGTCTGTTGTAACCCAGAATATGCTATTTTCGACCACCATGTCATCCATCCACGGCACCTTACGGCGGTACTACCTGATCATCGAGAAACTAAAGCGCAAAGCGTACCCCTCCCTGCGTGAATTGCGCGACTTCCTTCACGAACAGGGCTTTGAAATTGCCGAGCGCACCCTACAACGCGACATTGAACAACTGCGGGTAGAATTTGATGTTTCGGTGATATACGACCGATCGCAAAAAGGCTATTTCATTGAAGCTGAATCCATGTCCATCGCCGATCGCCTGCTCGACTTTGCAGCGGTTCCGTATTTCTCTGGCATGTTGACCGAAACCCTGAAGTCGGGAGCGGAGAACCTGCGCTACCTTTCCTTTGAGCGGGGCAGCGAACACCGCGGAATGGAGCACTTCACCCCATTGCTCGATGCTGTGAGCCGGAATACACAGGTTCAAATTGTGCATACCGCCTTTCATCGGGACGAACCCAAAGAGTACACCGTGCTTCCCTTTATGCTGAAGGAATATCAAAGGCGGTGGTACCTGGTGGGCTACGTACCCGAACGCAACGACTTTCGCAGTTTTGGAATCGACCGGATTGAAACGGTGCAAAGGACGAATATTCCGTTCTCCAGGAATGATTACCCCGATCCCGCCGTCTTTTTCAATGACGTGATCGGCTTGACGTATTCCACCGCAGATGTTGCAGAAGTAGAATTGTCGTTTCATCCCTTCCAGGGAAATTACGTGAAAGCACTGCCTTTACACGCATCACAAGTGGAAGTTGCAGACGACGACAAGGAGTACCGTATCCGCCTCCGGGTGCGTCCCAATTTTGAACTGACCCAGGTTATTCTGGGTTACGGCGATTCGGTAAAGGTTTGTAAACCTGCGTCTCTGGCCAAAGAAATCAAAGAGCGGCTGGATTCGGCCCGAAAAAATTACCGGTAACTTTTCCACAACGACATCCTGTGGCGTAGTGACCCCGTAGCTTTGCCTCAAAATTTCACAGACCATGGCAAATCAACTCATCAACCGGCAGGATGAACTACTCCGCAAACAAGCAATTCTTCAGGAGGCACGGCGCACTTTAAAAGAAGAGTTCGTTGGACTGAATGAGGTAATCGACAAAGTGGTGGACGCCATCAGCTCGTGGTACCTCTTTCCCGATCTGCAGGAAAAGCCCGTTATCGTAAATCTCTGGGGACTCACCGGCGTGGGCAAGTCCTCACTCGTAAAACGCCTCTCGCAGCTTCTTCAGTTCGAAAAACGATTTTATCATTTCGACATCGGTGAAGACGGTAAAGGTGAATACACCATCAAAACGCAGCTCGAAAACATCTACGACCACGAAAACGGCTTTCCGGTGATGCTGGCCCTCGATGAGTTTCAGCACGCGCGAACCATTGATGAGGCGGGAATAGAAATGACTGAAAGACAACACCGCATCATCTGGCAATTGCTCGATTCGGGTCGTTTTCAGATTCACCGCTTTTCCTACGGCGTGAGCGATCTCTACAACTTGATGATAGACCTCAATCTGCACCTGATGAACGGCGTGAAAGTGACCAACGGTTTCGTCTCCGAAAAAGCCGGGTTGTTTCGCATCCGGCGCATGCAAAACAAAGTGGTGGATCAGGCTGACGAAAAAGAGCGCAAGGAAAACATTGATTTGATGTTTGTTCCGGCCTCGTATTACGAGAAGATTTACGACCTGGCCCGCGAAAATTTCGATTCCTTTCTGGATGTGCGCGCACAATTGCTCGAACTCGATGGCCCCGGTACCGTGAATTTCCTGCGGGAGGTGCTTTCTTTTATCAAGAGCCCCAAAGAGGTGGATTGCAGCAAAGGGCTCGTGTTTGTCCTCGGCAACCTCGACGAAGCCTATACGATGAGCAAAAACCTCAGCAGCGACATCGACGCCGATGAGTTTTACCGGGCTTCGCTGCAGATCAATATTCCCGAAATCAAGGACGCGCTGCAGCTACGGTTCCGCAGTGAGCAGATTGGCCGGCTGGGCAATACGCACATTGTGTACCCGTCCCTCAGCAAAAAGGCGTTTCAGGCCATTATTGCCATGGAGCTGGATGCCATTGCCCGCAAAGTGCACGCAGCCCACGGGGTCACATTGAAATTTCAGCGCTCACTGCACCAGCTCCTGTACCGCGAGGGCGTGTATCCTACCCAGGGCACACGACCCGTGTACACCACCATTTACCAGTTGGTGAATGCGCGGCTTGGATCCCTCATTTCCGAAATGATTACCCGCTCGCTCACCGATTGCCACATCGTTTTTAAAGCCTCGAAAAAAGGCGTGGTGTGCGACTTTGTTCACGACGGAAAACGCCGCCATTCTGTGACGTTCAACCAGCGTTTTGCACTGGACGAGCTCCGCCAGAGCAAATGCGACGACGTACAGGCCATTACCGCCGTGCACGAAGCCGGACACGCCGTGCTTTCGGTGATTTTAATGCGCAGCCTGCCGGAAGTGGTGTACTCCACCACCGCCGAAGTGGGCAACAACGGTTTTTCATACACCCGTTACCCATGGCAGTACATTTCGCGCAAGGAAATCATTCGCAGGTTGGCCGTGACGCTCGGCGGCCACGCGGCAGAGGAACTGGTGTTTGGCAAAGACAACGTAACCACCGGTGCCAGCGGCGATGTAAGGTCGGCCACCGAGTTTGCTGCACGGCTCATCCGGAGTTGTATGATGGGCAGCCAAATTGGCCATTTCAACGCGAGCAGTACCTTATCGCAGGACAGTGTTTTTGACCACGACCACACCGTGAACCGCGAAGTGCGCGAGTGGCTGCATCAGGCCATGGAGCTGGCCCGCGAAACGCTCAAACAGCAGGAAACATTGCTGCTGCAAATGGCAAATTTCCTCAGTGACGCACGCGAGTTGCGAAAAAACCAGATCAAAAAAATGGTCGCACAATTTGCGGTGAATTTCAACATGGAAACCCTCATTGAAAACGGCGATCACCTGTTTTACCGCAACCACCTCAAACAGAAAGTAGCGCGGCCCGGCTCGCCCAAAACCGAACGCGGTGCGCTGGTGCACCCGGAGATTACGTTGAATATGGAAAAGCATAGCAACGCATGAATCCTTCAGATAGCCTTCTCGACCCCAACCGTATGAAAAAAATCCTGCGCGACCTCGAAACCGAACTCGCACTCATTGCGCAGGATTTCGCAGAGGCCGGTGCGCCCATCGCCGAACTGCTGCAACGCGGTTTTGTGTGGTCGCAAATTGAACCCAAAGACGTGCTGTTTGTGGGGTTGAACC
This window contains:
- a CDS encoding WYL domain-containing protein, with product MLFSTTMSSIHGTLRRYYLIIEKLKRKAYPSLRELRDFLHEQGFEIAERTLQRDIEQLRVEFDVSVIYDRSQKGYFIEAESMSIADRLLDFAAVPYFSGMLTETLKSGAENLRYLSFERGSEHRGMEHFTPLLDAVSRNTQVQIVHTAFHRDEPKEYTVLPFMLKEYQRRWYLVGYVPERNDFRSFGIDRIETVQRTNIPFSRNDYPDPAVFFNDVIGLTYSTADVAEVELSFHPFQGNYVKALPLHASQVEVADDDKEYRIRLRVRPNFELTQVILGYGDSVKVCKPASLAKEIKERLDSARKNYR